The following are encoded together in the Desulfuromonadales bacterium genome:
- a CDS encoding UDP-glucose/GDP-mannose dehydrogenase family protein, with product MNLTIIGTGYVGLVTGTCFAEMGNTVTCVDVDAAKVERLLAGQIPIYEPGLEPMVLSNVKDGRLRFTTDLPAAMAGANVHFIAVGTPPGEDGSADLQYVLAVAREIGRNLSGYAVIVDKSTVPVGTADQVRAAIQEELDRRGIALEFDVVSNPEFLKEGAAVEDFMRPDRIVIGTESKPARELMRTLYADFSRSYDRILFMGVRDAEMTKYAANAMLATKISFMNEIAGLCDSLGVDVESVRLGIGSDSRIGYSFIYPGCGYGGSCFPKDVKALIHMAEQARLEPMILGSVHRRNERQKQVLFEKISARFGADLSGLTFGLWGLAFKPGTDDMREAPAVVLLHQLVAAGARILAYDPEAMEVAREELPRAWFEGGALQLVRHQYEALEDVDALALVTEWKPFRHPDWSAMKKMMKQPIVFDGRNQYDPKKLKGEGFEYFGIGRR from the coding sequence ATGAATCTGACCATAATAGGTACCGGCTACGTCGGCCTGGTCACCGGCACCTGCTTTGCCGAAATGGGCAATACCGTCACCTGTGTCGATGTCGATGCCGCCAAGGTCGAGCGCCTGCTCGCGGGGCAGATCCCCATCTACGAGCCGGGCCTGGAGCCGATGGTCCTCTCCAACGTCAAGGACGGCCGGCTCAGGTTCACCACCGACCTGCCCGCGGCGATGGCCGGCGCGAACGTCCATTTCATCGCCGTCGGCACGCCCCCCGGCGAGGACGGCTCGGCCGACCTGCAGTATGTGCTGGCGGTGGCCAGGGAAATCGGGCGGAACCTATCCGGCTACGCGGTGATCGTCGACAAGTCGACGGTCCCCGTCGGCACCGCCGACCAGGTGCGGGCGGCGATTCAGGAAGAGCTCGACCGGCGCGGCATCGCCCTCGAATTCGACGTCGTCAGCAACCCCGAGTTTCTCAAGGAGGGGGCGGCCGTCGAGGACTTCATGCGCCCCGACCGCATCGTCATCGGCACCGAGTCGAAGCCGGCCCGGGAGCTCATGCGCACCCTCTACGCCGACTTCTCCCGCAGCTACGACCGCATCCTGTTCATGGGGGTGCGCGATGCCGAGATGACCAAGTACGCCGCCAACGCCATGCTCGCCACCAAGATCTCCTTCATGAACGAGATCGCCGGCCTCTGCGACTCCCTCGGCGTCGACGTCGAGAGCGTGCGCCTGGGGATCGGATCCGATTCGCGCATCGGCTACTCCTTCATCTACCCCGGCTGCGGCTACGGCGGCTCCTGCTTCCCCAAGGACGTCAAGGCGCTGATCCACATGGCCGAGCAGGCCCGCCTCGAGCCGATGATTCTCGGCTCGGTGCACCGCCGCAACGAGCGGCAAAAGCAGGTTCTGTTCGAGAAGATCAGCGCCCGCTTCGGCGCCGACCTCTCCGGGCTCACTTTCGGCCTCTGGGGCCTCGCCTTCAAGCCGGGGACCGACGACATGCGCGAAGCGCCTGCCGTGGTCCTGCTGCACCAGCTGGTCGCCGCCGGCGCCCGCATCCTCGCCTACGACCCCGAGGCGATGGAAGTCGCCCGTGAAGAGCTGCCCCGGGCCTGGTTCGAAGGCGGCGCCCTGCAGCTCGTCCGCCATCAGTACGAAGCCCTCGAAGACGTCGACGCCCTCGCCCTGGTCACCGAGTGGAAGCCCTTCCGCCACCCCGACTGGTCGGCGATGAAGAAGATGATGAAACAGCCGATCGTCTTCGACGGCCGCAACCAGTACGACCCGAAGAAACTCAAGGGGGAGGGGTTCGAGTACTTCGGTATCGGACGCCGTTGA
- a CDS encoding ABC transporter permease → MIRYLSKRLLMMIPLLLGITLISFVVIHLAPGEPTDLQTDLNPQASVEAKERLRAQYDLDKPLHVQYGKWLGRLVRLDFGDSFSQDHRPVFDKIVERMPVTILINILSISLILLVAVPIGILSAVRRNSLFDQATTVFVFLGFATPSFWLALLLMDLLGVRLGIFPIAGIKSLGYEYLSFGGRLWDLVHHLILPVFVSAFGGLAGFSRYMRSTMLDVIRQDYILTARAKGLSERVVIYKHALRNALLPVITILGLSVPGLIGGSVIFETIFAIPGMGKLFYDGVMMRDYPLIMGILVIGAGLTLLGNLLADLGYALADPRIRKA, encoded by the coding sequence ATGATCCGATACTTATCCAAGCGTCTGCTGATGATGATTCCGCTCCTGCTCGGGATCACCCTGATCTCCTTCGTCGTCATCCACCTCGCCCCGGGTGAGCCGACCGACCTGCAGACCGATCTCAACCCGCAGGCGAGCGTCGAGGCCAAGGAGCGTCTGCGCGCCCAGTACGACCTCGACAAGCCGCTGCACGTCCAGTACGGCAAGTGGCTCGGCCGGCTGGTGCGCCTCGACTTCGGCGACTCCTTTTCCCAGGACCATCGGCCGGTTTTCGACAAGATCGTCGAGCGCATGCCGGTCACCATCCTGATCAACATCCTCTCCATCAGCCTCATCCTGCTGGTGGCGGTACCCATCGGCATCCTTTCCGCGGTGCGGCGCAACTCACTCTTCGACCAGGCGACCACCGTTTTCGTCTTCCTCGGTTTCGCCACGCCGTCCTTCTGGCTGGCGCTGCTGCTCATGGATTTACTCGGGGTGCGCCTCGGCATCTTCCCCATTGCCGGCATCAAGTCTCTGGGGTACGAATATCTGAGTTTCGGCGGCCGCCTCTGGGACCTGGTCCACCACCTGATCCTGCCCGTCTTCGTCTCCGCCTTCGGCGGCTTGGCCGGATTCTCCCGCTACATGCGCTCCACCATGCTCGACGTCATCCGCCAGGACTACATCCTCACCGCCCGGGCCAAGGGGCTCTCCGAGCGCGTGGTGATCTACAAGCACGCTCTGCGCAATGCCCTGCTCCCGGTCATCACCATCCTCGGCCTGTCCGTCCCCGGCCTGATCGGCGGCAGCGTCATCTTCGAAACCATCTTCGCCATTCCCGGGATGGGCAAGCTTTTCTACGACGGTGTCATGATGCGCGACTATCCGCTGATCATGGGGATCCTGGTCATCGGCGCCGGCCTGACCCTGCTCGGCAACCTGCTCGCCGACCTCGGCTACGCCCTCGCCGACCCCCGCATCCGCAAGGCGTAA
- a CDS encoding NAD-dependent epimerase, producing MNVAKLLVTGAAGFIGFHLSKRLLDRGDEVIGLDNLNDYYDVSLKQARLAQLTSRPGFRFVRMDLADRAGIAGLFAGERFDRVVNLAAQAGVRYSLENPHAYVDSNLVGFVNILEGCRHSKVEHLVFASSSSVYGANTAMPFSIHHNVDHPVSLYAATKKANELMAHTYSHLYGLPTTGLRFFTVYGPWGRPDMALFLFTRAILAGRPIDVYNYGKMQRDFTYIDDIVEGVIRVTDRTATPNPEWSGDHPDPGTSAAPYRNYNIGNNNPVELLYLIETLEKTLGRKAEKNLLPIQPGDVPATYADVDDLVRDVGFKPATSIEEGVGRFVEWYREYFKI from the coding sequence ATGAACGTGGCTAAACTGCTGGTAACAGGCGCCGCCGGTTTCATCGGCTTCCACCTGAGCAAACGTCTCCTCGACCGCGGCGACGAGGTGATCGGGCTCGACAACCTCAACGACTATTACGACGTCAGCCTCAAGCAGGCGCGGCTGGCGCAGCTGACGAGCCGTCCGGGGTTCCGCTTCGTCCGGATGGATCTGGCCGACCGGGCGGGGATCGCCGGGCTTTTCGCCGGCGAGCGCTTCGACCGGGTGGTGAACCTGGCCGCCCAGGCCGGGGTGCGCTACTCCCTCGAAAATCCCCACGCCTACGTCGACAGCAACCTGGTCGGCTTCGTCAACATCCTCGAAGGCTGCCGGCACAGCAAGGTCGAGCACCTGGTCTTCGCCTCCTCCTCCTCGGTCTACGGCGCCAACACGGCCATGCCCTTTTCCATCCATCACAACGTCGACCACCCGGTCTCCCTTTACGCGGCGACCAAGAAGGCAAACGAGCTGATGGCGCACACCTACAGCCACCTCTACGGGCTGCCGACCACCGGCCTGCGCTTCTTCACCGTCTACGGCCCCTGGGGCCGGCCGGATATGGCGCTCTTCCTCTTCACCAGGGCGATCCTCGCCGGCAGGCCGATCGACGTCTACAACTACGGCAAGATGCAGCGGGACTTCACCTACATCGACGACATCGTCGAGGGGGTGATCCGCGTCACCGACCGGACGGCGACTCCCAACCCCGAGTGGTCCGGCGACCATCCCGACCCCGGCACCAGCGCCGCCCCCTACCGCAACTACAACATCGGCAACAACAACCCCGTCGAGCTGCTCTACCTCATCGAGACCCTCGAGAAGACCCTCGGCCGGAAGGCCGAAAAGAACCTCCTCCCCATCCAGCCGGGGGATGTCCCGGCGACCTATGCCGACGTCGACGACCTGGTGCGGGACGTCGGTTTCAAGCCGGCCACCTCCATTGAGGAGGGCGTGGGGCGGTTTGTCGAGTGGTATCGGGAGTATTTCAAAATCTAG
- a CDS encoding CpsB/CapC family capsule biosynthesis tyrosine phosphatase: MIDFHCHLLPDIDDGPATRTESLEMARILAAHGFLQVCCTPHCIRDLYDNTPAGVRRAVAELQAVIDREAIRLRLLAGMEYHLDEFFAAQTDELLPLGDSRLVLAEAPSRGSLEVVKEGVLRIVRQGLTPLFAHPERWAQLAPPEPAGLFEKVWTRFSTQSAKPVTPNDLQVLTEMGCLFQGNLGSFSGVYGRQAASRARAMLARGLYACLGSDGHRPDTLRNCLSAHSTAEPSVKALLASDEGRLQSTLTC; encoded by the coding sequence ATGATCGATTTCCACTGCCACCTCCTCCCCGATATCGACGACGGGCCGGCGACCCGGACCGAATCCCTGGAGATGGCCCGGATTCTGGCGGCGCATGGCTTTCTTCAGGTCTGCTGCACTCCGCACTGCATCCGTGATCTCTACGACAACACCCCGGCCGGGGTGCGCCGGGCGGTGGCCGAACTGCAGGCGGTCATCGACCGCGAGGCGATTCGTCTGCGCCTGCTGGCGGGAATGGAGTATCACCTCGACGAGTTCTTCGCCGCACAGACGGATGAACTCCTCCCTCTCGGCGACAGCCGGCTGGTGCTGGCCGAGGCGCCCTCGCGGGGGAGCCTCGAGGTGGTCAAGGAGGGGGTCTTGCGGATCGTGCGTCAGGGATTGACGCCGCTCTTCGCCCATCCCGAGCGCTGGGCCCAGCTCGCCCCGCCGGAGCCCGCCGGGTTGTTCGAAAAGGTTTGGACCAGATTTTCAACGCAAAGCGCAAAACCCGTAACACCAAACGATCTTCAAGTATTGACGGAGATGGGCTGCCTCTTTCAGGGGAATCTCGGCAGCTTCAGCGGCGTTTACGGCCGCCAGGCGGCATCCCGGGCTCGCGCCATGCTCGCACGGGGCCTTTATGCCTGCCTCGGCAGCGACGGCCACCGGCCCGATACGCTGCGCAATTGTTTGTCGGCCCATTCAACGGCAGAGCCGAGCGTCAAGGCTCTGCTGGCAAGTGATGAGGGGCGTTTGCAAAGCACGTTGACCTGTTGA
- a CDS encoding nucleotide sugar dehydrogenase, which translates to MITIDQIKSGKAKIALVGLGYVGLPLAAAFGRKAEVIGFDISEKKIAELKRGYDATGELSTAELAATSIDYTTDPARLREAAFIIVTVPTPIDDHHNPDLSPVVSASTAIGRNLAPGAIVVYESTVYPGVTEEVCVPILEHESGLKCGIDFKVGYSPERINPGDKVHTVDKIVKVVSGQDAETLETVARVYELVVLAGVHRAPSIKVAEAAKVIENTQRDLNIALMNELAIIFGKLGISTRDVLEAAGTKWNFLKFTPGLVGGHCIGVDPYYLTYKAEAIGYHPQVILAGRRINDGMGKYVAENTVKNLIRIGKAVKGARVLVLGLTFKENVPDIRNSKVVDILRELREYEVEVLVTDPWADADEARHEYGLELTPLDAVGAVDAVILAVAHEQFKEIGIDRLARMCCNGGECGVLVDVKSVLDREVVEAQGLCYWSL; encoded by the coding sequence TTGATTACAATTGATCAAATAAAGTCAGGCAAGGCAAAAATCGCCCTGGTAGGTCTCGGCTACGTCGGTCTGCCGCTGGCGGCGGCGTTCGGTCGCAAGGCCGAAGTGATCGGCTTCGACATCAGCGAGAAGAAGATTGCCGAGCTCAAGCGCGGCTACGACGCCACCGGCGAGCTGTCGACCGCCGAGCTGGCGGCCACAAGCATCGATTACACCACCGATCCGGCGCGGCTCCGGGAGGCGGCGTTCATCATCGTCACCGTCCCCACCCCCATCGACGACCACCACAACCCGGATCTCTCGCCGGTGGTTTCCGCCTCGACGGCGATCGGCCGCAACCTGGCGCCGGGCGCCATCGTCGTCTACGAGTCGACGGTCTACCCCGGGGTGACCGAGGAGGTCTGCGTGCCGATCCTGGAGCACGAATCGGGCCTGAAGTGCGGGATCGACTTCAAGGTCGGCTATTCGCCCGAACGGATCAATCCCGGCGACAAGGTGCACACCGTCGACAAGATCGTCAAGGTCGTCTCCGGCCAGGATGCCGAAACGCTGGAGACGGTCGCCCGGGTCTACGAGCTGGTCGTTCTTGCCGGCGTCCACCGGGCACCCTCCATCAAGGTCGCCGAGGCGGCCAAGGTCATCGAGAACACCCAGCGCGACCTCAATATCGCCCTGATGAACGAGCTGGCCATCATCTTCGGCAAGCTCGGCATCTCCACCCGCGACGTGCTCGAAGCGGCCGGCACCAAGTGGAACTTCCTCAAGTTCACCCCCGGCCTGGTCGGCGGCCACTGCATCGGCGTCGATCCCTATTATCTGACCTACAAGGCCGAGGCGATCGGCTATCATCCCCAGGTCATTCTTGCCGGCCGCCGCATCAACGACGGCATGGGCAAGTACGTGGCCGAGAACACCGTCAAGAACCTCATCCGCATCGGCAAGGCGGTCAAGGGGGCGCGGGTGCTGGTCCTAGGCCTGACCTTCAAGGAAAACGTGCCGGACATCCGCAACTCCAAGGTGGTCGACATCCTGCGCGAGCTGCGGGAGTACGAAGTCGAGGTGCTGGTGACCGACCCCTGGGCCGATGCCGACGAGGCGCGGCACGAGTACGGGCTGGAGCTGACACCCCTTGATGCCGTCGGCGCTGTCGATGCTGTCATTCTGGCCGTTGCGCACGAGCAGTTTAAGGAGATCGGCATCGATCGCCTGGCACGGATGTGCTGCAATGGCGGGGAGTGCGGAGTGCTGGTCGATGTGAAATCAGTGCTGGACCGGGAAGTCGTTGAAGCGCAGGGGCTCTGCTACTGGAGTTTGTAA
- a CDS encoding four helix bundle protein has translation MSFENLEVWKKSSRLSAELYRELKELKDYGFRDQITRAGLSIPSNIAEGSGRATVKDCSNFLSYAKGSCGELKTQIHIGIEAGYINRVLGERWLSEADAINSMLAGLIRAKRSKIKAVNR, from the coding sequence GTGTCATTCGAAAATCTTGAGGTATGGAAGAAATCTTCCCGGCTCAGTGCCGAACTCTATCGTGAACTGAAGGAACTTAAGGACTACGGTTTTCGTGACCAGATCACCCGTGCTGGCCTATCTATTCCGAGTAATATCGCTGAGGGCTCGGGGCGGGCGACGGTGAAGGACTGCAGTAACTTTCTTAGCTATGCTAAAGGCTCTTGCGGCGAACTGAAGACACAGATCCATATTGGGATTGAGGCTGGCTACATCAACCGTGTCCTGGGAGAAAGATGGCTTAGCGAAGCTGATGCAATTAACTCAATGCTGGCTGGGTTGATTCGAGCGAAGAGGTCTAAGATCAAGGCCGTGAACAGGTAG